Within the Caldalkalibacillus uzonensis genome, the region TTCGTTGTAGGCCCCGGTATGGGTTCAGCAGCTTCCCTCCAATATGTTTCCTTTTCTTCAGGTGTAAATTCTTTAACAAAACCGGTTAACCCTAGTTCCGGAAAAACAATCAGGTCAAGCCCTTGGCCCCCAAGTTCTTCAATTTTATTTAAAGTAAATAGTAAGTTTTCCTCTCTGTTCTCATAACCTACGCCACTTGTTTGAACAACAGCTACTTTCACTTTTTCCTGCATAAAAAGCATACTCCTTTGCTCTGATTTATTCTAAATTATTTTCACGATTGGTTTCATCAGGACGATACCATACTAATAAGCTCACTACAATGACAAGCAATGAAAAGATAGTACCATATAGCCAGATGGTCATCATCTCATTGACCCACATATTTTCTGCCTCCTTAAACTGATTTTTGACTAGGTTGTTCGGTTGCCACTCCTTTATTTCGAGTGGCAAATCCAACAATCAGCATGACAGTCACGCCAACCAACACCGCCCATGCACCGGCAGCCATAGTACTTTGTTCCAGATCACCAATGAGAATAATTAAGTACGCAACAATACCAGCTACTAATGAACATTTTGCCGCCGTTGCAGTAGCCAAATTGGGGAAGAACAGGCCTACAATAAGGGGTCCAAGTGTGCCGGAAGCAACTCCAGAGATCCCGACCCAGATGAACATACCCATTGAAGCTGGCGGGTTTAAGACCAAGATGTATGAGATGACACCTACTACGATAACCGTATAACGGCTTAATTTAAGCGCCATCCGGTCCGCTTCTTCAGGTGTTGCTTTAACAATGCCTCGTGGCACTAAAAATTTACGGTAGATATCATTGGCTACCAATGTCGACATCACAACAAAAATTCCGTCGGTAGTAGACATTGCTGCTGCAATGACCACGATACCTAGAACAGCTGCCATAATGGGGGGAAAAGCTTCCGTCACATAAGTTAATAAAGCTTGATCGGGATGATCGACCGTGACTGTTACCGCCGCATAAAGTCCTCCCAGAACCACGAGCAAGAAACATAAGGCAGATACCACATAAACCAAAATCATTTTCCTCATGTCTCGTGGATCTTTTAAGGCAAGCACTTTGTTAAACAATTGCGGCTGTGAAGAAAAGGCAAACTGAATAATGAAAGCACCAATGATGGCTGGAACGGCATAAAAAGCAGCAGAGTCTGGGTTTGTAAGGGCAACAAGATCTGCACTTCGTTCAGCTAAAGTGTTGTGAATGTGTGTGAAGGCTCCCGTAAATCCTCCGTGAAACATCCACAAAGCGGACAAAAATACTAACAACCCCATAACGGCCATCGCTACAGCTTGGGCTGCATCTGTATAAATATCTGCAAAAGATCCACCCCAAAAGACATAAGCCACTACAAAGATGGCAATAATGGCTAAACCCAAAGAATATGGAATCCCAAGAAGCGTTTTAAAAATCCATGCTCCTGCTGCAAACTGGGCTGCAATATAAAAGATGTTAAATAAACAAACCAAAGCAGTCCCTACACGGATAAAATCACTATTATACCGGTCTCCCAGCCAGTCTGCGAGAGAAAGAGACTTTTGCTTGATGTTCATCTCCCTCGCTCTTTTGGCCACGACAATTAAGCCAAGGGGTGAGGCAAAAATAAGGGTCATAAAGATCCATAGAGAAGAGAATCCCCATTGATAGGCCCAGCCAGGATAACCAACAAACGTCGCTGCACTAAAGAAAGTTGCTGCAAAAGCAAGGCCGAGAACATATGGACCTAGGGAAGCACCGGCAATAGCAAAGTCAGAAACAGTCGACGTTCTTTTGTAACCCAAATAGCCAAGATAGGCGATAAGAATCAAAAAGAGAACTAAACCAATCCACATATAGATTTGAATCTCACTCATCTCAGTCACACCTCCTGCCATTTTTCTAAAAATTATATTGCAAATAGCATGCCAATTATAACCCCCTATAGAATTAGCATTTTTTATAACTCTATAACTTTATGAATATGCACATATGCATAGCTTACTAAGTTCTGTTCACAATTTATTCACATTTTCGAATTGGTTTGAAAAGAGCAAAAACTATGCAACAAAGCATAAACTATTTATGCATTATTGCATGGATAGTTTATATTTCCTCAATTTTCTACTGATAGTGGATTGATTCACACCCAACGCCTTTGCCATCTCAGTTGTGTTACCATATTTTTTTAACGCTTGTAGTAATATCTCCTTTTCAGTTTTTTCAACAGCCTCTTTTAATGTTAATAGCTCTGTATTATACTGTGTATATTTATGCTCTGATTGGCCTGCAATCAGGATAATGTCATCCATTGTCACCATATCATGTTCTGTCGTCACGATAATTCTTTCTATCATATTTTCAAGTTCACGAATATTTCCTGGCCAGTCATATTCCATTAAGTAGTTAAAAACTTCCTGACTAATGCTTTTGCTTTTATTGTATGTTTGATTATATTTATTTAAAAAAGTATAGATTAAGGTAATAATATCTTCTTTCCGCTCCCTAAGAGGCGGAATATGAATGGGAATAACAGATAAGCGGTAGTAAAGATCTTCTCTAAAGGTCTTATTCTTCACCATCTCTTTCAAATCACGGTTAGTCGCCGCAATAATACGGACATCCGCTTGTTTAGGTTTGGTACCCCCAACTGGTATAAATGTTTTATCCTGTACTAACTGCAATAGCTTAACTTGTAATCCCAGTGGTAACTCCCCAATTTCATCTAAAAAAAGTGTACCGCCTTCGGCCATATCAACCATTCCAGGCTTTCCACCCTTTTGTGCCCCTGTAAACGCTCCTTCTATATAGCCAAACAACTCTGATTCCAACAAGTTTTCTGGAATGCTCCCACAGTTTACCGTTATAAATGGTCCTTTAGCACGTTCACTGTTACTGTGAATAAAGCGGGCAAGAAAGCTTTTACCTACTCCAGTCTCACCTGTAATCAAAACAGTAGAATTCACTTGCGCTACCCGTAAAGATAAATCATAAACTTTTTCCATTACACTGCTCCGCATTTCAAAAGGACGCTGTTCCCGTTTTAGTTTAATCAGTTCTTTCTCATATCTTTCCACCTGTTCCCGATAAAAGTTTAGTTCTTCTTTCAACCTGGTTTCTCCAGTTATATCACGAGACGTATTGATGACCCGGACTAATTCACCTGCATCATTGAACACGGGAGTTCCGGTCACATAGAGGCGTCGTCCCGTTTTAGTTTCCTGCAGTTGAGTGACTTGTCTCTTCTGTTCCAACACTAAACGGGTGACCGAAGGTTTAAACAATCCTTCCTCTTCTAGTTCATAAACACTTTTACCAATAAAATATTGTGCAGGGTAACCCCAAAGCTTTTCACAAGCTGAACTAACTCGCAGCGTTGTTCCTTTTGCATCTGCAACAAAGATCACATCCCACGAAGATGAAAAAATAGCATTAAGATCCTCAGTAAGATACGTCGATTTCATCATTTCATCTTGAATAAATGGAAAATCAGACAGAGGCAAAAGACAAAATAGAAGATGATGATCCCATTGTTTTGCCCTTATAAAGAAAGAATGCTGTTTAAGATCGAACTTAGTAAAGCGATGATCACGAAGAAGGGCATCCTTATTGGCCTGAATATAATTGAAAAACTCCTGTTCCAACCCACTAAGAGCCATTTGGGCATACTGATTCATTTCAAAATCATGATTGGGTGAAAGGGCTACTAATCCAATGTTAAAAGCAGAGCTTCCCTCAAAGAAGTGCAGTAAACTCCGGTTCAACATGCAGCCCTCCTTTTTTACTCAATTCTATATTTTTCTGCCCCCTGCTGGTAGAGATCATTGCCGTGACAATCATTAATCACGGTCACAGGAAAATCCTGCAGTGTTAAGCGACGGATCGCCTCAGGCCCTAAGTCTTCATAAGCGATAATTTCCTGGTGTTTAATCGCCTTGGATAATAAAGCCCCGGAACCGCCTACGGCAGCAAAATAGACCGCTTTATATTTGCAAATGGCCTCTTTGACTGCTTCGTTGCGATACCCTTTTCCAATCATCCCTTTTAAACCCAGGGACAAAAGGGCGGGGGTGTATTTATCCATGCGGCCGCTGGTCGTTGGCCCCGCTGACCCTATCACCTGACCGGGCTTAGCGGGAGTGGGGCCGACATAATAAATCGTTTCCCCTGCCAAGGAAATGGGGAGCTCTTCCCCTTTTTCGATCAGTTCCATTAACCTTTTGTGGGCTGCATCACGGGCAGCGAGCACACTTCCAGAGAGAAGGACACGATCCCCGGCCCGCAAATCCTCAACTGCCTCATCAGTCAGCGGCAAACTAATTCTTTTGACACCCAAAGCCGTTCCCTCCTTAAAAGTATAGTTTCATCTCTTGGTAGAAAAGCTGACTTAGACTATAAGATCACTTCCTTATGCCGACTGGCGTGACATTGGATGTTGACGGCGACGGGTAAAGAGGCAATATGACAGGGATAAACCTCTATCTTAACATCCAGTGCTGTGGTCGTGCCTCCCATGCCTTGGGGACCGATGCCAAGTTTATTGCATTCTTCCATCCATTCCCTTTCCAATTGGGCAATTCGTTCATCCGGATGGCGCTCACCTACTTCACGGAACAGCGATTTTTTGGCCATGTAAGCGGACCGTTCAAAGCTGCCGCCCACGCCAACACCGACGATCATCGGCGGACAGGCATTCGGACCGGCCAACCTCACTGTTTCCAAAACAAACTGCTTGACACCATCCAGTCCATCGGAAGGCTTAAGCATTTTCAGACGGCTCATATTTTCACTTCCGCCTCCCTTGGCCGTCAACTTGATTTTCAAGCGGTCCCCATCCACCAACTCAACATACGTAATCCCCGGGGTGTTATCCCCTGTGTTTTGACGGTCAAAAGGGTCCTTGACCATAGAGTGGCGCAAATAACCTTCTCCATAGCCCCGGCGTACACCTTCATTAATCGCCTCGTAAAGGCTCCCGCCGGTAATTCGGCAATCATAACCAAGTTCCACGTAAAAAACGGCCAAACCAGTATCCTGACACATGGGGATGCGTTCTTTTTTGGCAATCTCAGCATTTTGGATAAGCTGCTCTAAAACATCCCGGCCAATCTCTGATTTCTCTTTTGCCAAAGATGTCTTAAAAGCGGTCAGCATATCTTCACCCAAATCAAAACTGGCGCTTTTGCACATCTCAGCGACCTTTTCCGTAATCTCACTCACATGAACTGCTCTCATGGGCCTGTACCTCCTCATCATCTAACTGGCAGGGGCAAAAGGTGATCTCGTTTTTTTCAACTCTTAAGTAACCTTTCCATTTATCATTTTGCCGGGGATAATCCCGTCTGATATGTGCCCCGCGGCTTTCAGCCCTCTCTAGAGCTGATTTTGTTATCCAGTAAGCCATATGGATCATGTCCAACTCTATTTGTTTGATTCGCTGACCGGTGTTCTCCTCACATTGTGTTATAGCTTTAAGCTCTGTCAGCTTAGATAAAGCGTGCTCAAGGCCTTCTTTTGTCCGTTCTATGCCGACATAGTTCCACATCAGGGGCTGTATTTCTTTACGTACTTTGCGTACAGTTTGTCGCAAAAGTTGAACGGACCATTGAACATCAGTCTTTTCTATTAATCTGAATCCGGCATGCTCATGATGAACAGGTTTGCTCTCCCATGCCGCACATTCGCCAGCGCGCTTACCAAACACCAAGGCCTCAGTCAGAGCCCCTCCACCCAGGCGGTTAGCACCATGCAGTCCCCCTGAACACTCTCCACAGGCAAACAAGCCAGGAACATTGGTTCTCCCCCACTCGTCAATCTCAATGCCTCCTATGGAATAATGTTCCACAGGGGAGACTATGAGTTCTTGTTGCCCGTTGCGCTTAAGCAGTTGATAGAGTTTTGGACTTGCTTGACGCAGGTCCTCATCTTCCACTCTCGTGATATCCAAATACACCTTTCCCTGTTTAAACATTTCGTAGCTGAGGATATCTCTGGTCTCCAGCTCCTGGCGAGGATAATGCTCCATAAACCGCTCGCCTTGTGCATTGCGCATGACGGCGCCTACAGCAAACAGTTTCGTGTATAAATCAATATTTTGCGGTGAAATGAGACGATAAGGGTAAAACTGGATAAACTCGAGGTCCCTTAATCTGGCTCCCTTCCGCCAAGCCATGGCGATCACTTCGCCTGTGACATCATTAGGGTTATCCGTTTGATCATACAGTCCCCCTAAACCTCCTGAAGCCAAAATGACACTTCCTGCTGTAATCACAGTGAGGGTGTTATGATGGATGGCCACCACCCCGGCCACTCTTTCCTCTTCCAGCAAATCGATCACTGTATAATGATCGAGCAACACAGCCCCTTTTTGAGCTGCCACTTCTCTTAACCGGCGGGTAATCTGAGACCCAACCGATTTGGGATGATAACAGCGGCGGGGATAGCTGTGACCAGGTGTG harbors:
- a CDS encoding sodium:solute symporter family transporter encodes the protein MSEIQIYMWIGLVLFLILIAYLGYLGYKRTSTVSDFAIAGASLGPYVLGLAFAATFFSAATFVGYPGWAYQWGFSSLWIFMTLIFASPLGLIVVAKRAREMNIKQKSLSLADWLGDRYNSDFIRVGTALVCLFNIFYIAAQFAAGAWIFKTLLGIPYSLGLAIIAIFVVAYVFWGGSFADIYTDAAQAVAMAVMGLLVFLSALWMFHGGFTGAFTHIHNTLAERSADLVALTNPDSAAFYAVPAIIGAFIIQFAFSSQPQLFNKVLALKDPRDMRKMILVYVVSALCFLLVVLGGLYAAVTVTVDHPDQALLTYVTEAFPPIMAAVLGIVVIAAAMSTTDGIFVVMSTLVANDIYRKFLVPRGIVKATPEEADRMALKLSRYTVIVVGVISYILVLNPPASMGMFIWVGISGVASGTLGPLIVGLFFPNLATATAAKCSLVAGIVAYLIILIGDLEQSTMAAGAWAVLVGVTVMLIVGFATRNKGVATEQPSQKSV
- a CDS encoding sigma-54 interaction domain-containing protein, whose protein sequence is MNRSLLHFFEGSSAFNIGLVALSPNHDFEMNQYAQMALSGLEQEFFNYIQANKDALLRDHRFTKFDLKQHSFFIRAKQWDHHLLFCLLPLSDFPFIQDEMMKSTYLTEDLNAIFSSSWDVIFVADAKGTTLRVSSACEKLWGYPAQYFIGKSVYELEEEGLFKPSVTRLVLEQKRQVTQLQETKTGRRLYVTGTPVFNDAGELVRVINTSRDITGETRLKEELNFYREQVERYEKELIKLKREQRPFEMRSSVMEKVYDLSLRVAQVNSTVLITGETGVGKSFLARFIHSNSERAKGPFITVNCGSIPENLLESELFGYIEGAFTGAQKGGKPGMVDMAEGGTLFLDEIGELPLGLQVKLLQLVQDKTFIPVGGTKPKQADVRIIAATNRDLKEMVKNKTFREDLYYRLSVIPIHIPPLRERKEDIITLIYTFLNKYNQTYNKSKSISQEVFNYLMEYDWPGNIRELENMIERIIVTTEHDMVTMDDIILIAGQSEHKYTQYNTELLTLKEAVEKTEKEILLQALKKYGNTTEMAKALGVNQSTISRKLRKYKLSMQ
- a CDS encoding Fe-S-containing hydro-lyase produces the protein MGVKRISLPLTDEAVEDLRAGDRVLLSGSVLAARDAAHKRLMELIEKGEELPISLAGETIYYVGPTPAKPGQVIGSAGPTTSGRMDKYTPALLSLGLKGMIGKGYRNEAVKEAICKYKAVYFAAVGGSGALLSKAIKHQEIIAYEDLGPEAIRRLTLQDFPVTVINDCHGNDLYQQGAEKYRIE
- a CDS encoding fumarate hydratase → MRAVHVSEITEKVAEMCKSASFDLGEDMLTAFKTSLAKEKSEIGRDVLEQLIQNAEIAKKERIPMCQDTGLAVFYVELGYDCRITGGSLYEAINEGVRRGYGEGYLRHSMVKDPFDRQNTGDNTPGITYVELVDGDRLKIKLTAKGGGSENMSRLKMLKPSDGLDGVKQFVLETVRLAGPNACPPMIVGVGVGGSFERSAYMAKKSLFREVGERHPDERIAQLEREWMEECNKLGIGPQGMGGTTTALDVKIEVYPCHIASLPVAVNIQCHASRHKEVIL
- a CDS encoding L-aspartate oxidase, with the protein product MPQAVTFDVLIVGGGQAALRAAIASCEAGARVGVLAKGKIGYGGSSSISDAVHTALLDHRDSPRQLVEDMLAGGREINHKRLVQVFAEECTARVKELSEVYHIPLEYERELVTPGHSYPRRCYHPKSVGSQITRRLREVAAQKGAVLLDHYTVIDLLEEERVAGVVAIHHNTLTVITAGSVILASGGLGGLYDQTDNPNDVTGEVIAMAWRKGARLRDLEFIQFYPYRLISPQNIDLYTKLFAVGAVMRNAQGERFMEHYPRQELETRDILSYEMFKQGKVYLDITRVEDEDLRQASPKLYQLLKRNGQQELIVSPVEHYSIGGIEIDEWGRTNVPGLFACGECSGGLHGANRLGGGALTEALVFGKRAGECAAWESKPVHHEHAGFRLIEKTDVQWSVQLLRQTVRKVRKEIQPLMWNYVGIERTKEGLEHALSKLTELKAITQCEENTGQRIKQIELDMIHMAYWITKSALERAESRGAHIRRDYPRQNDKWKGYLRVEKNEITFCPCQLDDEEVQAHESSSCE